ATGATAACTTTAATTGtaattgtttctttctttcgGTGTAGGAGTTAATTATTCAGTTCTAATAGcacatatttttattgaaaccAGTGATAAATTGGGAAAGCCGAATCGGACAAATGAGTCGTGCAGAATATATTCAGAAGCTTGTTTAGAGCTGTGTAGGGACTTGGACATTAAGGCCATTGATCTATGGACTGCTATTCAGAAAAGGGATGATTGGTTGACAGAATGCTTTACGTGAGTTTGCTTTCAGATGTGGTGCTCTTTCgttgtcattattattattataattttgctGGGTAGTCACTAAaaacagaagaaacaaaaaacaagagGGAATCAAACCCTTTTGTTCCCACTTGAAGTGGATGAATAGATGATACACAAACATTGAACTCTGATGGAAGAGTGCTAAAGCTACtacaatttaattataaaagacTTCCAAACTAACATGACAATGAAGTTGATTGGTGTCACcccaacaacataataaatgtttgattaattttcttttttattgataaCACATCAGTTCGTAaaatttatatagtaaaatttgtagtattccTAGTATCACTCTAATATTAGTAAATGCTATTTTCAAATTTACTTGCCTTAATTCTTCATTGGACTACTCTATGATCCTTCTTCAGGGATGGAATTCATTTATCGTCTGAGGGAAGCAAGATTGTAGTAGAGGAAATAACGAAGGTCCTAACGGAAGCAGAATGGGAACCAAATCTACACTGGAAGTCATTGCCTGCTGAATTTGGAGAGGATTCTCCCTATGATCCAGTCAGTCCTGATGGCAAGGCCACTGTGAATGTCTCTGAGCTCTGCTTCGGCAGAAACATTCAATGGGAATAGAAAATTAATAAGTAGATAAACCTAATGAATACTAAGCCTCAGAGCATGAGCAGAATTATTAATCGTCTTTCGTTAAAGCATATTTACAAGTTCTTTGGTCACAACCTGGCACTTGCTTGGTGTGGCTATTGTGCTTTTCATTTTCTGCAAACAATTCGGTTGCTTCTCAATGTTAGTTAAAATAACAAACAGCCGTGAGATTGAGTTAAAATAATAAGTAGTGTGGTTATTGTGCTTAAATGGTTCGTATGCAGTGTCTTCTTTCTCAATGTTTGTTATGTAATCATCTGATTCTTTAGCAGTAAAATttattgagagagaaaaaaacgtTACTTTCATATTTTAATTATCAAGAACAGTTTGGCAATATTCCAATTTTCTTCTTATAGAGTTCAAAGATTAAAGATACAACCAAAGTATCTTTCTTTCATCAACAGTATTATATATGGAACACAGATAGTATGTTAAATATTTGTTTCCTGAGTAATGCTAGggatgttataaatttttttaagtattaaaatGTTGAACTAGTATTAATCACATTTATAATCACTTTTGTTGAAAGTCTTTttgctttagcatttttcacttTATAAAATGTCTTGAAATCAGACTTAGTGCTCACATTTATTATCAGTTGACTGGTTGCGGAGAAGAGGGGAATAAAGGAGACCACTgggatatatatacacacttcaataaaaaaaatcttttattaaaaagaaaaaacaatcttTTAAAATTACCCAGTGGATTGTAGTATTGTCCAGTTTTCTTGTGAATGACAAGATCTCCAATTAGATTTCGATGTTCATGATATGGTTGTGGAAAAGACTAAAGAGACTAAAAAGGAGAGTCAGAATCATACTTTGGAAAAGCAAAGGatcatagtatttttttttttttttttttggcttgcaATGGGTTAGAAAGGAATATTGATCTGCAAATATAAACTTACACTCAAATAAAAACAACCTATTGAAACAGTTGTCATTAAAACGAGAATATTGAATAGTTGTCTTATGAATcatatcaaagaaaaattagaaaacggAATAAACCAAAGAAAGGCCGACTGGATAAGAGTCGACAACACCAATTGGTTGGTGCCTTGGTGGGGGCAACAAGAGTGAGAGCTAGCAAGAAAAATATCACTGGATAAAATATGAGCCCTCCTGCACTAGTAACAGCTTTTATGCACGGCCCTATCCATCTTGCTGGATTGTCATAGAGGAGAGGGTGTAAAACTTAGCTAAAGTAACTTATTTAGGTGTTGTATCTTAATTATTCCTAatttccaattaaatttaaacacatgaCTAGCTTATAACTCTTGATCgtcgttcttttttttttggttaacaaaATGTGAGAGATTAACCTTTTTGATTGTACCAATATCAatccattttattatatttcttcTAAGGCAAGGATTCAACAATCAGTTAGCCAAATGCAAGTAACTAGTCGTCCTTATAAGCGGTAACGGAGGAAAATTCAAAGAGTTCTAGAGTGTCCTTTTCACTTCTTGCAATTGCAATTCCCTCTCGAGCTTTAGTTCCTTTATGAACGCACTGGACTTTGCCTACCATGATAATCCACTACGAAAATATGATAGAGACAGAGGCAGTAAGGCTCTGACATTGACATTAGCAAAGAAAGCCCCATGCTTTTGTCTGGGCATAGAAAATCCGTTGTGTGACCACAGCGATTTATCAACGCTGCTACCTTTTTGCCATCTAGATGCGAATACGActgtttctttttcctttttggattaGCCATCCCAATGAGAATGcgactctttcttttttcaatttttggagCACAAGTAGTATCAGACTACACATCAAGTATTGACAGGACAACTTGCAACCGAATGGGCAAAGCTCTTTCCTGAGCTTGTTTCATCAGTCATTTAAGCACACAATTTTTCCTTAGGGCAGTGTTTATTGCAcccaaaataactaaaattgtGACTTTTAAGTCAAGTTTTCAAGTTtgaaattgtgattttattgattttggGCGGACACTGCGTGCTACTAGTATTCCTTATACCTGAATATGGAACATAAGGTAATTTTCAAAGCTCTTATGATAAATGTGACAGGGGgtgcaaaagaagaagataattacTCAAGCATAAAACATGACCTGGTAAGCTGGAATTCAGAACCAGTTAAATCAACTCAAATACCTTTCATAATCATCCTTGGTACACATATTCCTTCTGATGAACCTTTCTAATACTTTTcaccaaataaatttaaaatacaagGCAAATAATACACACTAAGTTATGAAAATAAATGGCTGCTCATACAACTTTTTGTGCTCAATGGTTATATTACATCAAGGATGGTTCTCTAAACCTGGTTGCCACGTGCAGAAGGTATCTCAATTACATGCCCAAGCCATCGTATAACACAAGTCAAACAAAGGATTAATACATACAAAAGggagaaaacaaacagaaacaaCAATGGCATGAGCAGCACTCACCATCCCACTCTCACTGCATTAATCCAGTTGAACTCAGATGATATCTGCCTAATTCTCTGAACTTCAAATCTGACCTTCCAGCATAGAACAAAACTAGGCCACACATCCGATATGAAAAATACTTCAAAAGAGATGATAAAAATGAGAATTCTGATGCCTCCAGGTGGGTGCACGCTCTTCTAGGCAAAACATACCTCAAGAAGAAAGTTGGAACCTGCCACtgggtttttttcttctccatccctaaattttgaagaaaacagCATAAGACCTTTACTTTCAGGCAAGGCCTGACATGCACCAAAGAAGAACAATGAAGAAAATGTAAGGTCAGGGCAGGGTACTTACAAAGGCAGCATAATACACAAAGGTCAATCCCGCAAGAGCAACAAATGCAATTTGAAACACATTGTACCTGCAATACAATAATtaatactccaaaaaaaaatagtagaatAGGCATAACCAATCAGATTTAACCATTGTAACTCACTTGTACAAATATCTAATTCCACGAAGAGATTCCAGCGTGTGGCCAAATATTTCCTGTGCTGCAGTTGCTTGCGCATAGTATGCAAATGCAGTAGAGCAGAACTGAATCACACTGAAATAGTAAAAACCAAAGTCAAAATGACTTTCCATGTAATAATAGTAAGATGACTGTCTATGGCCATTGGGGGAGAATTAACTATTTCTTTTAAGGTATTTCTCACCATGGCATTTTGACTGatagggaaggaaaaaaaaaaagggtgggggTAGAAAAGACCTTTAACATCTTATCTTAAAAGCtaataatttaagaaaatgCTGTTTCAATACTGTTACACCATGAAGAGGGTTAAAAGCAATACATTAAATTGTTTCATGCTACAAAAGTTAAACAACAATGGCTCGGGTATGGATCTTCTACAAACTAATCAGGGGTCAAGAACACATGTTCTTCTCTGCTTTTCTAACCTATCCAAAAACATACTCTCTATCACCTCTTTAATTTATATGTCCTTTTTTTCAGGgtacacaaaataaaacatttaaaagaTAAGTGGGGTGACTTGTGGCAGAAAGATTCATAAGACCAGCTTTCCATTGAGTGACTTGCTCAAAAAACATCACCTGTTTTGATCAAATGCTGCCCTATACTAAATTATGACCCAGGCTATTTAAAATATCAAGAGAATGCAAATGAGAACTGCAAAGGATCTAAGATGCTAACCTGATGGAGCAAAGGAGAATAAGACCAACATTAAAGAGAAAAGAGTTCATAAGAGTAGCTCCCCATCTGTGAACAGATTAATTCAATCAACAAGTGATCGCTAGTGTCAGCCTACagcaacaaacaaataaaacaaaaacaaaatgccaATTCTACAAAAATCCATTACTTCATGGGGTGAATCGTAACGAAAACTAATCTCAGACCAAGCATCATTGCCCCAGCAATCACCGCAAGCAGAAGGTAAAAGCAGAAGAAAGCAAAAGCTACAGTACCCAGAAGACCTGATCAAGTAGCAGagcatataaattaaaataatactcAGCAAAAAATAGTCATTatgtaaaggaaaaataaaatatatatttccaaaGTTACCCCAGACACTGTCCAGCTTGATGAAAACCTCATTCAGAAAAGGAGACAGAGGAGGActaatcaacaaataaatgacAATATGTGCAACCCAAGCCAC
The sequence above is drawn from the Quercus robur chromosome 7, dhQueRobu3.1, whole genome shotgun sequence genome and encodes:
- the LOC126692367 gene encoding GDSL esterase/lipase CPRD49-like isoform X2, which translates into the protein MYFFREKMVGPVRPQLVLFGSSIVQLSFSNEGWGATLATLYARKDAPIQPSLVIVYFGGNDSVHPHPSGLGPHVPLPEYIENMRKIAMHLKTLSEKTRLIFLSAPPVNEEQIREALSDKLGKPNRTNESCRIYSEACLELCRDLDIKAIDLWTAIQKRDDWLTECFTDGIHLSSEGSKIVVEEITKVLTEAEWEPNLHWKSLPAEFGEDSPYDPVSPDGKATVNVSELCFGRNIQWE